Part of the Kamptonema formosum PCC 6407 genome, GGTAGTTTTCGAGATACGGATGAATATGCTGTTCCTTGTATTCTCGATCGCGATCTTGATGAGGTGGAAAAACGGATCAAGAAGCATCAACCTTATGACGGATACAAAATTAATGTACCTGAGACTTGGGCAAAAGGCGATCGTCCAAGTTGGCTACCAAGGTATTTAAAAGTTGCTGAGTGGGAAGGACATTACGACGAGCGATCGGGATTTCAGACCAAACCATTAGAGGATGTGAAATTATGAATGAACTAATTTCTATCCCATACACATTGGCCGAGTTGTCTTCTTCTCAGCATCGATCTGGTTTAGCAGGATTAGTTTTAATGGTACAATGGTTACATCGTTTTCAGCCGTGGAAACAAGATGGTTCTGCTATTTGCGAGATCGATAATTTGAGCGATCGCGGTGTAACTTTACGAATTAATCAGTTAGGTTTACAAGCACTACTCAATGAAGTCTATGCAGCGAGTTGGGAAGAAAAAATCGAGTACAAGTTACGCGAAGACAAGGAAACAGGAGAAATTATTCAGCCGATAAGGACTGAAGAAGTACCTGATAAAGATTCAAAAACAGGGAAAGTAAAGATCGACAAAAAAACAGGGCAACCCAAAACGAAGACTGCTTATTACTATCCTATGTTTGTACCACAAGGAGCATTCCTTGTTGATCCACAGTACGATCGTTCCTCTGATGGAAAAAATGGACTTTGGATTAAACTTTGGCGAGATGCTCTTTGGGCAATTCTAAAAGCCAAAGCACTTTCTCGCAACAGTTTTAAGGCAAGAGCGAATGAATTGTCAGATACAAAAGATGTCAAGGATATTTGGAAAAATTTAGCTAATCCTTCCTCACAAATCAAACTTGCAGGTAGCTTTTACTTGGGAGTACAGGAAAAAAATGCAGAAGATATCCCTTTTAAAGATAGGGGACGATATCATTTTCTGCTGCATTTCTGGTTTTTTGTTGCACAGATATATGTCCCCATTAAAATTAATATTGAGAAGGAAAAGGAGAGTAAAAAACATCAGGAAAATATAGATTTTTGGGGCTACGTAATAGCTATCCCTGATATTGCAAACCTCAAGTTTTTCTGTGATGAGTTTTTTGAATTTCTTAGTTCTAGGGAAATTAAACCATTTAAGTTTCTCCCTCGTGAATGTATTATAGACTTGCAACTTGAAGCAGCGCTGGAAATGAGCAAACGTCTTAAACTTCAGCTTAATAAAAGTGAGTCTAAAAAGAGTATGTCAGACTTAGTTAATGCAATAGACATTATTCATGCTCATAGACCTAAAGATGATACTAAATTCATTTATATTGGGCGTTTTTTACCAACGATGGAGATGGCTAATGAGTATGAAGCGATCAAAAATAGTCTATGGAGTCCGACATTTCGCCACCAAAGATTACTTAATCTAGTGAGGGATAAAAAATGGTATACAGGATTTGATTCGCTTCTGTGTACCATTCCCTACGAGCAAACGATGGAAAATGATTATTTCCGTCACGACTCACGCGAATCATTCAAATATGAGGTAGAAGATATGACCGAAGAAACAGAACAGGATCTTGGAACTGAAGTTGCCGAATACTCTTGCGAAAGACTGGTTTTGCGATTGGTAAAATCCTATGTATTAAGTAAGTTAGAAGGTAAATATCAACTCAAGTGGAAGGATGTTCAAGGCTCGCCGAAAGAAAGCGAGTATCGCGACAAAAAAGCAAAAATAGCTAAATCTGCTTTTTTGGATATTCGCAGCCGTAGCGAAAAATCAGATTTCATTAATTACTTTGCTTCTACGATTTGCTCTGTATCTCAACGAATGAATGAGTCAGATTTTGAAAAGCTAACTCGCGATCTCTATGAAGACACAGACAAAGTGCGTACTTTAACGATGCTTGCTCTTTCTGCCAACAGCTAACTGTCAATTTAACTTCAAGGAAAAACTGGACTTATGCCTAACAATAATCTCTTTACAACTGTCCTCACCTACGCTGCTCCTAGTTCTAACTATCGCGGCGAAAGTGAAGAAAACCGCACTGTTCTCCAAAAGATTGCGAAGGGTACAAAGGAACATACAGTTATTAGTCCCGAATCAATGCGTAATGCTTTACGAGAAATGTTAATTGAGGCTGGATTACCTTGTAATCGTAAGCGTCTACACGACCAAGATCAGCTTGCAGTCGAATTTAAAGAATTTCCAAATGCCAGCAAGTTTGCTGATGATTTTATCTTTGGGTTCATGGTTGCTGATAATGAGGCCATCAAGAAAAATAAAGGGATGCTTCCAAAAAGAGATAGCATTTTGCGAATGAATATGGCTGTTGCAGTGACTCCTTATCGGTTTGATGCAACCTTTCACCAATCCCCAAAAAATGCCGAGACAGAGAATAATAAAGATACCTTCTGGAAGAATTCCAAGAAAAATAATTCAACACTTTTGCACCGTGAAATTTCC contains:
- the cmx8 gene encoding type I-MYXAN CRISPR-associated protein Cmx8; translation: MNELISIPYTLAELSSSQHRSGLAGLVLMVQWLHRFQPWKQDGSAICEIDNLSDRGVTLRINQLGLQALLNEVYAASWEEKIEYKLREDKETGEIIQPIRTEEVPDKDSKTGKVKIDKKTGQPKTKTAYYYPMFVPQGAFLVDPQYDRSSDGKNGLWIKLWRDALWAILKAKALSRNSFKARANELSDTKDVKDIWKNLANPSSQIKLAGSFYLGVQEKNAEDIPFKDRGRYHFLLHFWFFVAQIYVPIKINIEKEKESKKHQENIDFWGYVIAIPDIANLKFFCDEFFEFLSSREIKPFKFLPRECIIDLQLEAALEMSKRLKLQLNKSESKKSMSDLVNAIDIIHAHRPKDDTKFIYIGRFLPTMEMANEYEAIKNSLWSPTFRHQRLLNLVRDKKWYTGFDSLLCTIPYEQTMENDYFRHDSRESFKYEVEDMTEETEQDLGTEVAEYSCERLVLRLVKSYVLSKLEGKYQLKWKDVQGSPKESEYRDKKAKIAKSAFLDIRSRSEKSDFINYFASTICSVSQRMNESDFEKLTRDLYEDTDKVRTLTMLALSANS